The window CAAGCGTTAAGATTCAAGTCATTTCATGACATTTTCGTacctttcttaaaaatatttgtcataACGGAGTGGAAAATAAGTGCACTGGTTTAAAACTTTACTATCCTCACCCTTTCtcttggcccctgagccgtgCCGCTATCACATTaatcaaaaatgcaaaatgccctgggTACGATGGCTCTGAGGGGTCACACTTCTgtcataacttttttttacttctgcactttttttcaaaatacttcTGCAATTTtacttctgcaatttttttgaaaataattctgCAATTTtacttctgcaatttttttttaaaatacttctgCAATTTtacttctgcaatttttttttaaaatacttctgCAATTTtacttctgcaatttttttgaaaataattctgcaatttttttttaaaatacttctgCAATTTTACTTCtgcactttttttttaaaatacttctgcaatttttttttaaaatacttctgCAATTTTACTTCtgcactttttttttaaaatacttctgcaatttttttttaaaatacttctgCAATTTtacttctgcaatttttttgaaaataattctgCAATTTtacttctgcaatttttttgaaaataattctgcaatttttttttaaaatacttctgCAATTTTActtctgaaatttttttgaaaataattctgcaatttttttttaaaatacttctgCAATTTTACTTctgcacattttttaaaaaacttttaggaaggaactttatttaaatatggCGGATATAAACAGGTCGTAAAATGCAAATATTTTAGTGCAATATGTTAGCTAGGCCCCAGCCCGAAGAAATTGTAgttattaaaataaagtttactttagtcCTCAAAGTTTTggtgaaataaatattttttgataatatCTTTTGTTGCTTGTTAGTTTTTTGGAAGGTTAAAGGTTATATAgacgctagctagctatttgtgTGGACCTAATGGGatggctttttataaaaatgtgaacATAAACaacgtttaactgtactaaaatTGGTGCCTTGGGCAAactgtattattatttttatttttagtgtaaatcaatggaaaatattttaaagaataccATTAGAACAGAAATCAAATCATTTATGGATTCAGAAAATACAAATAATGAAAGAAAAGAAGACTAAAAAGAGAAGGGTCCACGAAAAACAGAACAAAGACCAGGACAACTGTTATCCAAAATTCGAGCAAAGTCATCTGAAAGTGGAAGTTCACAATATTCTAGTCGACCCTCCAAAAAGTACAAAAAGTTACAACTTAAGTATGAGAGATATGATAACCTAATTAACGAATTCAAAGTGGTAAGGCTAAAAGATGGAGGAGGCCCAAGATTCGTTGATGTGGAACAAGAAACTCCTATATCATTTCAAGAAATAAAGGAACTAGCTAAAAACCTTTACTTTGATGATAACAACTGACcatgatgacattttttataattAGGGAAATACCAATCAGTTTATTTACatgcttttgttttatttttaacttcttttgtGGTATGTAGACATCcttctttctttatatattacTCACTAAGCTTTACTACGGTTTACTATGTCCTAATATCAGTACAAAAATGGGTACGAGAGTATAGTTATGTTGCCAAAAAAggatttgttattttgttaagATCTATTTGTTTTTACGATTGCTGTGTTTGTTGTATATATATGACTCACATTTATTTTGGTTTACTAGAGatgtaaaaattacttattgtatgaactttttaaggaaaaaaaagcaataagaaaacaaaaaatgtttatattttgttcaAGTGTATTATGAGAAATCATCAATCTTTTCAATAAGATAAAAACACAAATGTAGTGCCTCCTTTGGATTTTGTGGTTGAGCGATACCATCGCGATTCATAAAATGCTCTGCAAACTCCTGAAACTCGTACGAGAAATCACAAAGCTCATTTTCAGCGACCGATTGGAATTCATTAACTTCCTGCGGATTCACGTTTTGTAAACAATCCTCTGCGTCAAACAAATGAGGAAGGAAAAACATAGAATCGGAAGGACCACTTGGTCCACCATTATTGCTTTTTGAGATTAAATGTGAGTTCCATTCCtcaaaaatttgaatttaaatCACTTCGAATCAATGGCATAAAACAATATCGAATACAGTCCAATATAACTGGATCGGAAGTAAAAAGCGTGTCTGAGTCAGCTAAATCCCGGAAAAAATGCCGCCACCACCCAATACGATCCCGTTGTAACATGGCCCAAAATGACTCAATTCTCTGGTTCTGTGGCGATGTTGTTATACTGAAAGATTCATCAGTGTCTGCGCCTGAGAGTGATCTCAAGTAAACGTGAAGGCACTCGATGAGTGCATGTTTAGTTCCATCATCTGCTTTAATTATCAAAGGAAGTCCTTTCAAATTTAAAACGGCATCTAAATAGTATCCAGCGATAACTTCGAGCAGTTTATTAGTGGTCCCTACTTTAAGCCAAATTATTTTGCGTGAAAAGCCGTCAATACAATCATGAATGCTAAAACCATACGGCTTAAGATTATCGTGGCCATCATTGTGCCAGATATAATTTGGGCCTCGAGCTCGGTATGCTCTTCGACGAAGGCGCCGTCTCTTTCTCCTATTTACTCCCTCTGGATCAAAATACCTTATTGCTAGCCTAACATTATCTCGTCTGCAGATTATGCCTTTTGACGTTAAACATCTATGAATGCGACGATAGCCCAGCTCAGCTCCACTACCATCCAGTTGCTCCTTCACAGCCTGCATCACATCTGTGTGTTGAATTCTAATACTTGCCAAGGGCTTTTTTCTCATACCATAAAGACGAAACCATCTTTTTAATGTCGATAAACTAGTTTTATAGTTATGATGTATACGAAGGAATTTTAGTATCTCTAGGTATGTGATTGAAATAAACCTTAATAGCATCCTTCACGCTTTTCATGACGGTCTAGTGAATAAGGAGATACTAGACAACTGATTAATAACGCCAATCGTGAgttagataattaaaaaaaaaatgcaaaagtgaaaaaagaaaattgctgaagtaaaaaaaaaaaaaaaaattgcagaattgaaaaaaaatttgcagaagtgaaaaaaaaatttcagaagtgaaaaaaaagttaacagAAGTGAAAAATACTTTACAGAAGTGTGACCCCTCAGAGCCATCGtacctgggaacgaagttgatgCCTGAACTTTTATTAATTGACAAGAATAGCAACACATTAATGTTAATTTTCACGGATACCAAATTCCACTAAATTTCGCAAAATTcgaaaaatttcttaaaaataagtaCTCGTGAAAAACTCATAAAAATTTGTCGGCAAAATAaatctgtaaatatttttatctggCAGAAATATTATTCTAGAGAGTTTCATAAAAACACTCAGATTGTAGAAATCACAATTGCTTGTTCCAACCGGTCCCTTATCGTTTTTTAAGGGAATCCACCTTCAGAAGAGTTTAGTCCTCAAGATTAaatagttttgttttttctggAATACGCTAAGGGTTAGCaaatacagtagagtctccataactcgaacagccacggggaaaaggaaatcgttcgagttatggagacattcgagttgtagaggttttcaaCTTTTAGCGCAATATCCTCCCTTTACGTGGACCAGCTGGATAAAAACGTTATATTTAATCTTAAGTCTAACTTTAAGGGGGCTATTAGGTTAATgaaagtcaaaacaatacacttttaatgaattttttaatgtttatttagaaaAGAAGTCGGTGATAACTGTTTGCTTACAACTCATATCAAAATCTTTGGCGATATTACGATTCAAGTCCCTCAGGGAAGCTATCATTTCttctccaaaatgtgaaaaaatactcAAGTCTTCGAGGACGTTGATAGCTGTACGCACTTGCTCGGCCGTCGGTCTTGTGATCTTATCTTCTTCCTCCTTGTCTTCTTCGTCGACCTCTTCTAATTCTTCGTCTTGAGTCCCAGTGATCtcagcaatgatgtcagcagTCTTCAGACGCCCATGGGATGTACTGACTTCAAtgtcaaaatcaatgaaatcttCAGTTGATAAGTCAGGATCAATGTGGTCAGGAAACCTTCGTTTTATGTAAGAGAGTTCAGCATCGAGGGTTGGAATTGGGTCTTCTTCTACTTCGCtggttaaacttttaaaagggtCGTCATCTTCGTTGATCGCTCTTTCTGCATCCTTTTGGGAAATTCCTGATTTTCGAAAGCAATTGGTGAATGTTTTGTTGGAAACATCATCCCATGTTTTCCTTAGCATGTACATAGCTGCAAGAATCGAGAACTTCGGAGTCGATTTTTCCTCGTCCAAGGCTTTTATCAATTTCCGCACTGCTAGCGATCGATATTTTGCTTTCAGGGCGCGGATAATTCCTTGGTCCATAGGTTGGGTTCGGGACGTGGTATTTGGAGGAAGAAAGATCAATTCTACCCATTCCAGGTTTTCAACATGAGGATGTGCGGTACAATTGTCAATAATCAAAGCAATTTTTCGCTTAGAGACAGAGAATTTTCGATCAAGCTCGCGTACCCACTCTTCGAACAGCTCTCCAGACATCCAACTCTTCTTTTGCGAACGGTATCGACAGGGTAGTGTTTTGACACCTTTAAAGCAACGAGGGTTGGCGGACTTGCCGATTACAAATATTGGCAATCGTTCCCCCAAGGCATTACCAGCAGCTAAACCAGTAAGTCTAACTTTGCTGTGTTTTCCTCCAGAACACTTATCACCTTTCATATGCAAAGTTTTATTGGGAAGGCATTGAAAGAAAAGCCCGAATTCGTCGGCGTTAAAAATGTCTTCCAGAGGATAGCGGGAGAGAATGGTTGGTAATGTTGTCTCCGACCATGGCGCTGTCATTTCCTCAGTGACGGACCGTGATTCTCCAGCGATGGTTTTGAAGGATACTCCATACCTGAAAGGAATAGATGAGAAAAACGTTTATCTCTGTAGTTGTGA is drawn from Hydractinia symbiolongicarpus strain clone_291-10 chromosome 8, HSymV2.1, whole genome shotgun sequence and contains these coding sequences:
- the LOC130655533 gene encoding tigger transposable element-derived protein 4-like; amino-acid sequence: MSSVAGSKRRIDNKSCKIKYKALKALEKGTAPKDVAKEFKISPSTLSTWKKNKEKLYKQFNNGQTSKRSKPEKFKDVNKAVHKWLLMMRSDNIPISGPMLKEKALEFAEALGVESFQASQGWMAKWKTRYGVSFKTIAGESRSVTEEMTAPWSETTLPTILSRYPLEDIFNADEFGLFFQCLPNKTLHMKGDKCSGGKHSKVRLTGLAAGNALGERLPIFVIGKSANPRCFKGVKTLPCRYRSQKKSWMSGELFEEWVRELDRKFSVSKRKIALIIDNCTAHPHVENLEWVELIFLPPNTTSRTQPMDQGIIRALKAKYRSLAVRKLIKALDEEKSTPKFSILAAMYMLRKTWDDVSNKTFTNCFRKSGISQKDAERAINEDDDPFKSLTSEVEEDPIPTLDAELSYIKRRFPDHIDPDLSTEDFIDFDIEVSTSHGRLKTADIIAEITGTQDEELEEVDEEDKEEEDKITRPTAEQVRTAINVLEDLSIFSHFGEEMIASLRDLNRNIAKDFDMSCKQTVITDFFSK